The following coding sequences are from one Kushneria phosphatilytica window:
- the glk gene encoding glucokinase has product MTRPALVGDIGGTNARFALVTPGEFDLHDIETLPCADFSNLDEAVRAYLDKVGSKAPKEACLAFACPVHEDEVKMTNNPWHFRKSTMKKTLGLNNFKAINDFTAMALGLPHIAEDDLVKIGEGGSEAGRARLVIGPGTGLGLAGLAPSQRFWIPLSAEGGHASFAPTDDTEIHLLKWFQKRYGRVSIERMLCGQGLLDTYQALCEFEDEKAVLETPSAVSEAAGQGDKNAHRAIMRFCKMLGDVTGDVTLTLGARGGVYLCGGILPKNLEFLQHSDFRKAFTNKGRMEHYNASIATWVVTAEWTGLLGAAEALHNEEVS; this is encoded by the coding sequence ATGACACGACCCGCTCTGGTCGGCGATATCGGTGGCACCAATGCCCGTTTCGCGCTGGTGACACCCGGAGAATTCGACCTGCACGACATCGAGACCCTGCCGTGCGCCGATTTCTCCAATCTCGACGAAGCGGTCCGCGCCTACCTCGACAAGGTTGGTAGCAAGGCACCCAAAGAAGCCTGCCTGGCTTTCGCCTGCCCGGTGCATGAAGATGAAGTGAAAATGACCAACAACCCCTGGCATTTTCGCAAGTCGACCATGAAAAAGACGCTCGGTCTGAACAATTTCAAGGCCATCAACGACTTTACCGCCATGGCGCTGGGCTTGCCGCATATTGCCGAAGACGATCTGGTCAAGATTGGTGAAGGCGGCAGCGAAGCCGGACGCGCCCGACTGGTCATCGGCCCCGGTACCGGCCTTGGTCTCGCTGGCCTTGCGCCCAGTCAGCGTTTCTGGATCCCCCTTTCCGCCGAGGGTGGGCATGCCAGCTTTGCGCCGACCGACGACACCGAGATTCACCTGCTCAAATGGTTTCAAAAGCGTTATGGTCGCGTTTCGATCGAGCGCATGCTTTGCGGTCAGGGACTGCTCGACACCTATCAGGCGCTATGCGAATTCGAGGACGAAAAGGCCGTGCTGGAGACCCCTTCAGCCGTCTCCGAAGCGGCCGGTCAGGGCGATAAAAACGCTCATCGTGCCATCATGCGATTTTGCAAGATGCTGGGCGATGTGACCGGCGATGTGACCCTGACCCTGGGCGCTCGCGGCGGCGTCTACCTCTGCGGCGGCATTCTGCCCAAGAATCTTGAATTCCTGCAGCACAGCGATTTCCGCAAGGCCTTTACCAACAAGGGACGCATGGAGCACTACAATGCTTCCATCGCCACCTGGGTGGTGACTGCCGAATGGACCGGTCTGCTGGGGGCCGCCGAGGCCCTGCACAACGAGGAGGTATCATGA
- a CDS encoding D-hexose-6-phosphate mutarotase, whose translation MIPEALRQALDETRGRRDARWADRSVLLINESWGELALSRHGGHLLHFAPRDQRDWLWTGSIPKAPPGAIRGGIPLCWPWFGDPEDGQGPAHGTARTAEWQIEAVDDAEDGVEIHLFPEQRLDEQLSPRLVIHANARRLALELMTEHDGETPTRLTQALHSYFDVADTYACRVEGLSGARYIDKLDGFTEHDQVGELGIRGALDRIYHSSRPLVLDDGQRRLRIAKNGSDSSVVWHPGTPPPGDVAAEELDRFLCVEAACTHLDPVWLAPGAQHRLSLHVSLADE comes from the coding sequence ATGATCCCCGAAGCTCTGCGTCAGGCGCTCGATGAAACCCGTGGTCGCCGTGATGCCCGTTGGGCCGATCGCAGCGTCCTGCTGATCAACGAGTCATGGGGAGAGCTGGCCCTCTCACGCCATGGGGGCCATCTGCTGCATTTTGCACCGCGAGACCAGCGCGATTGGCTATGGACCGGTTCCATACCCAAGGCGCCACCTGGTGCCATTCGCGGCGGCATTCCGTTGTGCTGGCCCTGGTTCGGGGATCCGGAAGACGGTCAGGGGCCGGCACACGGCACTGCCCGTACCGCCGAGTGGCAGATCGAAGCGGTGGATGACGCCGAGGATGGTGTCGAAATACATCTCTTCCCCGAACAGCGCCTCGATGAGCAACTCTCACCACGTCTGGTGATTCACGCCAATGCACGCCGACTGGCGCTGGAACTGATGACCGAGCATGATGGTGAAACACCGACGCGTCTGACCCAGGCATTGCACAGTTATTTTGATGTTGCCGATACGTATGCCTGTCGCGTCGAAGGGCTATCGGGAGCGCGCTATATCGATAAGCTCGATGGTTTCACCGAGCATGACCAGGTGGGAGAACTCGGGATTCGTGGCGCACTCGATCGCATCTACCATTCCAGCCGCCCGCTGGTGCTCGATGACGGTCAAAGGCGCCTGCGTATCGCGAAAAATGGCAGCGACTCCAGCGTAGTCTGGCATCCGGGAACGCCGCCGCCCGGTGATGTCGCTGCCGAGGAGCTTGATCGCTTTTTGTGTGTCGAAGCCGCCTGCACACACCTCGATCCTGTCTGGCTGGCACCGGGTGCCCAGCACCGCCTCTCCCTGCATGTCTCCCTGGCTGACGAGTGA
- a CDS encoding aldo/keto reductase: protein MSVFDAPLIMGMRNLPGNDRLNSPRHLADWIEARLDEGLCWFDHADIYGATRGGDRAGERLFGEALAQRPALASRVRIITKIGIVPAHIDDSPWQVKHYATDPPYLEYSIDAALKRLNVDHIDLLLLHRPDPLSDIDAVAATLDGAIEDGRLGNVGVANHMPAQWRRLQAALRHPLAGHQIELSIARSQLLFDGLWDAMRLDNLPGMAWSPLCGGRLFENQLGHLLGQMANDYGATPAGVALAWLRRIPHGPVPVVGTLRPSRLRAMHDDAGLELTRTEWFALLEAARACRVP, encoded by the coding sequence ATGAGTGTGTTTGATGCGCCCCTGATCATGGGCATGAGAAATCTGCCCGGCAATGACCGGCTCAACTCGCCCCGCCATCTTGCTGACTGGATCGAGGCTCGTCTCGACGAGGGCCTTTGCTGGTTCGATCATGCCGATATCTATGGCGCCACTCGCGGTGGTGATCGTGCAGGGGAACGCCTGTTTGGTGAGGCACTTGCCCAGCGTCCGGCGCTGGCCTCTCGGGTGCGCATCATCACCAAGATCGGTATCGTGCCGGCGCATATCGATGATTCCCCGTGGCAGGTCAAACACTACGCAACCGATCCCCCCTATCTCGAATACTCGATCGATGCCGCCCTGAAACGACTCAACGTTGACCATATCGACCTGCTGCTGCTGCATCGTCCCGATCCGCTGAGCGATATCGATGCCGTTGCCGCAACGCTCGACGGCGCCATTGAGGATGGACGTCTTGGTAACGTGGGCGTGGCCAATCACATGCCGGCCCAGTGGCGTCGTTTGCAAGCCGCTCTGCGTCACCCGCTGGCTGGCCATCAGATCGAACTATCGATTGCCCGTTCACAGCTGCTGTTCGATGGCCTGTGGGATGCCATGCGCCTCGATAACCTGCCTGGCATGGCCTGGTCGCCACTATGTGGTGGTCGCCTGTTCGAAAATCAGCTCGGTCATCTGCTCGGTCAAATGGCCAACGATTACGGCGCTACGCCGGCTGGTGTGGCCCTTGCCTGGCTCCGACGCATTCCGCATGGCCCTGTCCCGGTCGTGGGCACACTACGACCTTCGCGACTGCGTGCCATGCATGACGATGCCGGACTGGAGCTGACGCGTACCGAGTGGTTTGCCCTGCTGGAAGCCGCCCGCGCCTGTCGGGTGCCCTGA
- a CDS encoding bifunctional 4-hydroxy-2-oxoglutarate aldolase/2-dehydro-3-deoxy-phosphogluconate aldolase, whose translation MTTDRQLPATRTSEIDSICYRVPLIPVLTIHNLEDAVPLCRALYEGGLTTLEVTLRTDCALQALHRLRDALPEASIGAGTVITLGQYRQAEEAGVDFVVTPGTTEQLYEYGTRSPVPLLPGIATMTEALTGWQYGYRRFKFFPAEACGGVAALKAFAGPLRDAQFCPTGGITPDNAANYLKLRNVMCVGGSWVMPAELIERADWGAIRALAEETMRDIGG comes from the coding sequence ATGACCACGGATAGACAACTGCCGGCCACGCGAACCAGTGAGATCGATAGCATCTGCTATCGGGTGCCGCTGATTCCGGTGCTGACCATTCACAATCTGGAAGACGCCGTACCCCTGTGTCGGGCGCTTTATGAAGGCGGGCTGACCACGCTCGAAGTCACCCTGCGGACCGACTGCGCCCTGCAGGCCCTGCATCGCCTGCGTGATGCCCTGCCGGAGGCCAGCATCGGCGCCGGTACTGTCATTACGCTCGGGCAGTACCGTCAGGCTGAAGAGGCCGGGGTCGATTTCGTGGTTACGCCGGGCACCACCGAGCAGCTCTATGAATACGGTACGCGTAGTCCGGTACCTCTGCTTCCCGGCATTGCCACCATGACCGAGGCGCTGACCGGCTGGCAGTATGGCTATCGACGCTTCAAGTTCTTTCCGGCTGAAGCCTGTGGTGGCGTAGCCGCCCTCAAGGCATTCGCAGGACCACTGCGGGATGCACAGTTCTGTCCCACTGGTGGGATTACACCGGATAATGCGGCCAATTATCTGAAGTTGCGCAACGTGATGTGTGTAGGTGGTTCATGGGTCATGCCCGCCGAACTGATCGAGCGTGCGGACTGGGGCGCCATTCGTGCGCTGGCCGAAGAAACCATGCGAGATATCGGCGGCTGA
- the pgl gene encoding 6-phosphogluconolactonase: MKTTEMQDERTRLAQALAEAVAEALREDLAQQSRALLVVSGGSTPVPFFEALAGRELDWSRVDITLADERWVASDHKDSNEQLVRKHLLTGPAAAASYHTLTTADDAPEAGVHEVSERIAALSWPASAVILGMGGDGHTASLFPDSPQLEEGLTTEAVALAVHAPSVSQGRISLSRHRLIQARRHFLHIAGDDKRAMFARAFGGEDARELPIRAFLGEAIALYWAP, from the coding sequence ATGAAGACTACTGAGATGCAGGATGAACGCACCCGGCTGGCACAGGCGCTGGCCGAAGCTGTAGCCGAAGCATTGCGCGAGGACCTGGCACAGCAGTCGCGTGCGCTGCTGGTGGTGTCCGGCGGTTCGACACCGGTGCCTTTTTTCGAGGCACTGGCCGGGCGCGAACTCGACTGGTCACGCGTGGATATCACACTGGCCGATGAGCGTTGGGTGGCTTCCGATCACAAGGACAGCAACGAACAGCTGGTGCGCAAGCATTTGCTGACCGGTCCGGCGGCGGCGGCCAGTTATCATACCCTGACGACCGCAGACGACGCGCCCGAAGCAGGTGTTCATGAAGTCAGTGAGCGCATTGCAGCCCTGAGCTGGCCGGCCAGTGCCGTCATCCTTGGTATGGGGGGTGATGGTCATACGGCCTCGCTGTTCCCCGACAGCCCGCAGCTGGAAGAAGGGCTGACCACCGAAGCGGTGGCACTGGCTGTACACGCGCCGAGTGTCTCGCAAGGGCGCATTTCGCTCTCCCGGCATCGTCTCATACAGGCGCGTCGCCACTTTCTGCACATCGCCGGCGATGACAAGCGTGCCATGTTTGCGCGAGCCTTTGGCGGTGAAGATGCCCGTGAGCTACCGATTCGGGCCTTTCTGGGCGAGGCGATCGCCCTCTACTGGGCGCCCTGA